One window of the Streptococcus parasanguinis ATCC 15912 genome contains the following:
- a CDS encoding TrkH family potassium uptake protein has translation MNRSMIRYLLSKLLLIEAGLLIVPLVVAAIYREPAKVFVSIGATMAILLAFGLLGSFHKPKDFHIYAKEGVLIVALCWILWSFFGALPFVFSGQIPNIIDAFFEVSSGFTTTGATILDDVGVLSHSLLFWRSFTHLIGGMGVLVFALAIMDNNKNSHLEVMKAEVPGPVFGKVVSKLKNTAQILYFLYLGLFFLFVVLYFLAGMPLYDSFVIAMGTAGTGGFTVFNDGIAHYNSSLITYLVSIGVLVFGVNFNLYYFLMIRKFKAFFKDEELRTYITIVILSSVLIAYNCLHLYANVAKSFEISFFQVSNIITTTGFGYGTTEKWPLFSQFILLMLMVVGGSAGSTAGGLKVIRCLTLWRIAKNQVLSTLSPNRVLTLHVNDTVLDKDTQHQILKYFTIYSFITIGLLFVVSLDNNNFMTVVSAVFSCFNNIGPMIGTGQTFSIFSPISKLLLSLAMIAGRLEIYPMILLFLPKTWSKR, from the coding sequence ATGAATAGAAGCATGATTCGTTACCTCTTATCCAAACTCCTCTTAATCGAGGCAGGTCTCCTAATCGTTCCCCTAGTGGTCGCTGCAATCTATCGGGAACCTGCCAAGGTCTTTGTCTCCATTGGAGCAACCATGGCCATCCTACTTGCGTTTGGCCTCCTTGGTAGTTTTCACAAACCTAAGGATTTTCACATCTATGCTAAGGAAGGAGTCCTGATTGTAGCACTTTGTTGGATCCTATGGTCCTTCTTTGGTGCCCTTCCCTTTGTCTTTTCGGGCCAAATTCCAAACATTATCGATGCCTTCTTTGAAGTCAGCTCCGGCTTTACAACAACAGGGGCAACGATTTTAGACGATGTGGGTGTCCTCAGCCACTCTCTCCTCTTTTGGCGTAGTTTTACCCACTTGATAGGGGGGATGGGAGTATTGGTCTTTGCCCTTGCGATTATGGACAATAACAAGAACAGCCACCTGGAAGTCATGAAGGCAGAGGTTCCTGGTCCAGTATTTGGCAAGGTCGTTTCCAAATTAAAAAACACGGCTCAAATTCTCTACTTCTTGTACTTGGGTTTGTTCTTTCTCTTTGTGGTTCTTTATTTCCTTGCTGGCATGCCCCTGTATGATAGTTTCGTCATCGCCATGGGGACGGCTGGTACTGGGGGCTTTACCGTCTTTAACGATGGGATCGCCCACTACAATAGTAGTTTGATCACCTATTTGGTCAGTATCGGGGTCTTAGTCTTCGGGGTTAACTTTAACCTCTACTACTTCCTCATGATTCGAAAATTCAAGGCCTTCTTTAAAGATGAGGAATTGCGGACCTACATTACTATTGTAATCCTATCTAGCGTATTGATTGCCTACAATTGCCTCCACCTTTATGCTAATGTTGCGAAGAGCTTTGAGATTTCCTTCTTCCAAGTTTCCAATATCATCACCACCACCGGTTTTGGTTATGGGACAACGGAAAAATGGCCTCTTTTCTCACAATTTATCCTCTTGATGCTGATGGTGGTCGGTGGGTCTGCTGGCTCGACCGCTGGTGGGCTAAAAGTCATTCGGTGCTTGACCTTATGGCGAATCGCAAAAAATCAGGTTCTTTCGACCTTGTCTCCAAATCGCGTTTTGACCTTGCATGTCAACGATACGGTACTCGATAAGGATACCCAACATCAGATCCTCAAGTACTTTACAATATACAGTTTTATTACGATCGGCTTACTCTTTGTAGTGAGTCTAGACAACAATAACTTCATGACGGTTGTCAGTGCTGTCTTTAGTTGTTTCAACAATATTGGACCTATGATTGGTACGGGTCAAACCTTCTCCATCTTTAGTCCGATTTCAAAACTGTTACTTTCCTTAGCCATGATTGCCGGACGGCTTGAAATCTATCCAATGATTCTGCTCTTCCTGCCTAAAACATGGTCTAAACGCTGA
- the yidD gene encoding membrane protein insertion efficiency factor YidD, protein MKKILIAMVRGYQKWISPIFPPSCRFQPTCSNYMIQAIERFGVKGVLMGVARILRCHPGTQAGPDPLPDHFSLRRNEESK, encoded by the coding sequence ATGAAAAAAATCCTGATTGCTATGGTCAGAGGCTATCAAAAATGGATCTCTCCCATATTTCCGCCTTCTTGTCGCTTTCAACCGACCTGTTCCAATTATATGATCCAAGCGATTGAACGCTTTGGTGTGAAAGGTGTCTTGATGGGGGTTGCGAGAATCTTGCGATGCCATCCTGGTACCCAAGCGGGACCAGACCCTCTGCCAGACCACTTTAGTCTGAGACGAAATGAAGAATCAAAATAG
- a CDS encoding pseudouridine synthase, whose product MRINKYIAHAGVASRRKAEELIKQGLVTVNGQVVRELATIIKTGDQVEVEGTPIYNEEKVYYLLNKPRGVISSVSDDKGRTTVVDLLSQVPERIYPVGRLDWDTSGVLILTNDGDFTDEMIHPRNEIDKVYVARVKGIANKENLRPLTRGVTIDGKKTKPATYEILKVDVEKNRSVVQLTIHEGRNHQVKKMFEAVGLLVDKLSRTQFGNLDVSGLRPGEYRRLNKKEISQLHNLAVTKSKKS is encoded by the coding sequence ATGAGAATTAACAAATATATTGCCCATGCAGGCGTGGCTAGTCGTCGCAAGGCCGAAGAACTGATCAAGCAAGGCTTGGTTACAGTAAATGGCCAAGTTGTGCGTGAATTAGCGACTATTATTAAGACCGGTGATCAGGTTGAAGTAGAAGGCACTCCAATCTACAACGAAGAAAAGGTCTACTATCTTTTAAATAAGCCACGTGGCGTCATCTCTAGTGTATCTGATGATAAAGGGCGGACAACAGTCGTTGACCTTTTATCTCAAGTGCCAGAGCGTATCTACCCAGTGGGACGTTTGGACTGGGATACATCTGGTGTCTTGATTTTGACCAATGATGGTGATTTTACAGATGAGATGATTCACCCACGTAATGAGATTGATAAGGTCTATGTGGCGCGTGTCAAAGGGATTGCCAATAAGGAAAATTTGCGTCCCTTGACACGAGGGGTGACCATTGATGGCAAGAAAACCAAGCCAGCGACTTACGAGATCTTAAAAGTGGATGTTGAAAAGAACCGTTCAGTGGTTCAGTTGACCATTCATGAAGGGCGCAACCACCAGGTCAAAAAGATGTTTGAAGCTGTAGGACTTTTAGTGGACAAACTCTCCCGAACCCAGTTTGGAAACCTAGATGTCTCAGGACTTCGTCCGGGTGAATACCGTCGCTTGAACAAAAAAGAAATTAGCCAGTTGCACAATCTAGCAGTGACTAAATCTAAAAAATCATGA
- the scpB gene encoding SMC-Scp complex subunit ScpB, which yields MSKLAEIEALLFVAGEEGITARQIADLLSLPPTGVVQSLEKLSKKYQEDTDTSLCLMETASRYKLVTKADYASVLRDYSRTPMNQSLSRAALETLSIIAYKQPITRVEVDDIRGVNSSGAITKLLSFDLIREDGKKEVLGRPNLYVTTEYFLDYMGINHLEELPKVEEVDIDPEEGQLFSERTEELDEN from the coding sequence ATGAGCAAATTAGCTGAAATTGAAGCACTCTTATTTGTAGCAGGTGAAGAAGGAATTACTGCCAGACAAATCGCAGACCTTCTCTCTTTACCTCCGACAGGTGTGGTGCAAAGTTTAGAAAAATTAAGCAAAAAATACCAGGAGGACACAGATACCAGTCTGTGTTTGATGGAGACAGCTTCCCGTTATAAATTGGTGACAAAGGCAGACTACGCTTCAGTTTTACGAGACTATTCTAGAACGCCCATGAATCAAAGTTTGTCTCGGGCTGCCCTCGAAACCTTATCAATCATTGCTTATAAGCAACCAATCACCCGTGTGGAGGTCGATGATATTCGGGGTGTCAATTCCAGCGGTGCCATTACCAAACTACTGTCATTTGATCTGATCCGAGAGGATGGGAAAAAAGAAGTCCTCGGGCGTCCCAATTTGTATGTCACGACGGAGTATTTTTTGGATTATATGGGAATCAATCATTTGGAGGAATTACCAAAGGTTGAGGAAGTGGACATTGATCCAGAGGAAGGTCAATTATTTTCAGAGAGAACAGAGGAACTAGATGAGAATTAA
- a CDS encoding segregation/condensation protein A, with protein sequence MDIKIKDFEGPLDLLLHLVSKYQMDIYEVPLIEVIEQYLAYLATLQAMKLEVAGEYMLMASQLTLIKSRRLLPKVAEEMDEAEDLEQDLLSQLEEYRTYKQLGELMASQHEERALYYSKPKMELVYDDTELLHDRTTVDLFLAFSKLLTKKKEEFRQNHTTIVKDEYKIEDLMDQLRHRFHDRSQVLLQDLFLEATDLQEVITLFLATLELIKIQEVTVIQDRAFGEIYLNRIEHEQIS encoded by the coding sequence ATGGATATTAAAATTAAAGATTTTGAAGGGCCTTTGGACCTCTTGCTCCACTTGGTCTCTAAATACCAGATGGATATTTATGAGGTCCCCTTGATTGAGGTGATCGAACAGTATCTGGCTTATCTGGCGACTCTCCAGGCGATGAAACTAGAGGTAGCAGGGGAATACATGCTGATGGCTAGTCAACTAACCTTGATCAAGAGTCGAAGACTTCTTCCTAAGGTTGCAGAGGAGATGGATGAAGCAGAGGATCTCGAGCAGGACCTCCTTTCTCAATTGGAAGAGTACCGTACTTACAAGCAATTAGGAGAGTTGATGGCCTCACAGCACGAGGAGCGCGCCCTCTATTATTCAAAACCCAAGATGGAATTGGTCTACGACGATACGGAATTGCTTCACGATCGTACAACGGTGGATCTTTTCTTGGCTTTCTCAAAACTATTGACCAAGAAAAAAGAAGAATTCCGTCAGAACCATACGACCATTGTAAAGGATGAATACAAGATTGAGGATCTGATGGACCAGCTGCGTCACCGATTCCACGATCGCTCACAAGTTCTCTTGCAGGACTTGTTTCTAGAAGCAACGGATCTCCAAGAGGTCATTACTCTATTTCTTGCAACCCTTGAATTGATCAAGATTCAAGAAGTAACGGTGATCCAGGATAGGGCTTTTGGAGAAATTTACTTAAATAGGATTGAACATGAGCAAATTAGCTGA
- the xerD gene encoding site-specific tyrosine recombinase XerD encodes MKEFIASFIDQKELSENSQSAYFYDLDQFIESIHGKVTPTNLRIYQASIKDFKPAVQKRKLSAVNQFLYYLYQERFISEYHRLVLPKIQPAKTHDRELLDLTHFWEESTNPQGRLMALLILEMGLLPSEILQVKVEDIQLDFHVIRVGKDGQKRVLKVPEPLLDELQLFLDGIYLFDNKGKCYSRQWGFRQLEAFLIEKGNQDLSAQSIREQYILKQRELGVDLFSIARELGLKTMVTLEKYK; translated from the coding sequence ATGAAAGAATTTATTGCAAGTTTTATTGATCAAAAAGAATTAAGTGAAAATTCTCAGTCTGCCTATTTTTATGATTTGGACCAATTTATTGAGTCGATCCATGGAAAAGTGACACCGACAAATTTGAGAATTTACCAAGCTTCGATTAAAGATTTTAAACCGGCGGTTCAAAAACGAAAATTATCCGCCGTCAACCAATTTTTATATTATTTGTATCAAGAACGCTTTATTTCTGAATACCATCGTTTGGTCTTGCCTAAAATTCAACCGGCCAAGACCCATGATCGGGAATTGTTGGATCTGACCCATTTTTGGGAAGAATCAACTAACCCACAGGGACGCTTGATGGCCTTGTTGATTCTGGAGATGGGCTTGTTGCCAAGTGAGATCCTCCAAGTCAAGGTCGAAGATATTCAGCTGGACTTTCATGTCATTCGAGTGGGCAAAGATGGCCAAAAACGGGTTTTAAAGGTTCCAGAGCCGTTACTGGATGAATTGCAACTCTTCCTAGATGGTATTTATCTCTTTGATAATAAAGGAAAATGCTACTCCCGTCAGTGGGGATTCCGACAATTAGAAGCCTTCTTGATCGAAAAAGGGAATCAAGACCTTTCGGCGCAATCGATTCGTGAGCAATATATTTTGAAACAACGTGAACTCGGTGTGGATCTCTTTAGTATTGCGCGTGAATTGGGCCTAAAAACCATGGTGACATTAGAAAAATATAAATAA
- the cbpB gene encoding cyclic-di-AMP-binding protein CbpB gives MIAKEFERFLLAQEETFLTPAKNLAVLIDNHNVDHAVLLLSQISYSRIPVVTDERKFVGTISLTDILSYQLKHEIPEETFASMDIVDVAKKEVGVIGLDFNLTEVLHKLVDDSFLSVVDEEGYFQGIITRKSILKAINSLMHGFSNEYEMIPK, from the coding sequence ATGATAGCAAAGGAATTTGAACGTTTCTTGCTGGCGCAGGAAGAGACGTTCTTAACTCCAGCCAAAAATTTAGCGGTCTTGATTGATAACCACAATGTAGACCATGCTGTCTTGTTGTTGAGCCAGATTAGCTATAGTCGTATTCCGGTAGTGACGGATGAACGCAAGTTTGTGGGGACGATCTCCCTAACGGATATTCTATCTTATCAATTGAAACACGAGATTCCTGAGGAGACTTTTGCCTCGATGGATATCGTAGACGTTGCAAAAAAAGAGGTCGGGGTCATCGGCTTAGACTTCAATTTGACAGAAGTCCTGCACAAGTTGGTGGATGACTCCTTCCTTTCGGTGGTGGATGAAGAAGGCTATTTCCAAGGGATTATTACACGGAAATCGATTCTTAAAGCCATCAATTCGCTAATGCATGGTTTTTCAAATGAATACGAGATGATTCCAAAATGA
- a CDS encoding metallophosphoesterase translates to MAKQTIIVMSDSHGDRSVVEAIKEKYLGQVDGIFHNGDSELKSDDPVWEGIHVVQGNMDFYDGYPERLVTQLGPTRIIQTHGHLFQINFSFQKLDLWAQEEEADICLYGHLHIPDAWKEGRTLFVNPGSISQPRGLIRECLYAKIEIDDSHYKVEYYTRDHVLYPELTKEFSR, encoded by the coding sequence ATGGCAAAGCAAACAATCATCGTGATGAGTGACTCGCATGGAGACCGCTCCGTTGTTGAAGCTATTAAAGAAAAATACCTAGGCCAGGTCGATGGGATCTTTCACAATGGGGATTCTGAGCTAAAAAGTGACGATCCTGTCTGGGAAGGGATCCACGTTGTCCAAGGAAATATGGATTTTTATGATGGCTATCCAGAACGCTTGGTGACCCAACTAGGGCCAACACGGATCATCCAGACCCATGGGCATCTCTTCCAGATCAATTTTAGTTTTCAAAAATTGGATCTGTGGGCCCAAGAGGAAGAAGCAGATATCTGTCTTTACGGCCACCTTCATATCCCAGATGCTTGGAAGGAAGGAAGAACCCTCTTTGTGAATCCTGGATCGATCAGTCAACCACGCGGTCTGATTCGAGAGTGTCTCTATGCTAAAATTGAGATAGATGATTCTCATTACAAGGTAGAGTACTACACGAGAGACCATGTATTGTATCCTGAATTGACAAAGGAGTTTAGCAGATGA
- a CDS encoding nucleoside-triphosphate diphosphatase, with translation MSDKLFEYKDSQDWYIAQWGEDADYNQFSQVPAEASTLLDQLELLFAKDPEGFPLNLSVMRYGSAFRFLTFLTKILNEVKGRSFEIVQRQGALLLVEKGKLLYLHLPSDGVDLEAFLGQDKVKDTILIATRNEGKTKEFRNMFEKLGFEVENLNQYPELPEVEETGMTFEENARLKAETIAELTGKTVLADDSGLKVDILGGLPGVWSARFAGVGATDTENNAKLLHELAMVFDLKDRSAQFHTTLVVARPGKESLVVEADWPGYINFEPKGENGFGYDPLFLVGETGRAAAELTLEEKNTQSHRALAVKKLLEVFPSWQSKQSS, from the coding sequence ATGAGTGACAAACTATTTGAATACAAAGATTCCCAAGATTGGTATATTGCCCAATGGGGAGAAGATGCAGACTACAACCAATTTAGTCAAGTGCCTGCGGAAGCTTCCACTCTGTTAGACCAGCTGGAACTTCTCTTTGCCAAGGATCCTGAAGGATTTCCTCTCAATCTATCGGTGATGCGCTATGGATCAGCCTTTCGTTTCCTAACCTTTTTGACGAAAATCTTGAATGAAGTCAAGGGAAGATCTTTTGAAATTGTCCAGCGTCAAGGTGCCTTGCTCTTGGTTGAAAAAGGGAAATTGCTCTATTTGCATTTGCCAAGTGATGGGGTGGATTTGGAAGCTTTTTTAGGGCAAGACAAGGTCAAAGATACGATTCTTATTGCGACTCGAAATGAGGGAAAAACCAAAGAATTCCGTAATATGTTTGAAAAGCTAGGCTTTGAAGTGGAAAACCTCAATCAGTATCCAGAGCTTCCAGAAGTCGAAGAAACAGGGATGACTTTTGAGGAGAATGCCCGCCTAAAAGCTGAAACCATCGCAGAGCTAACTGGGAAAACAGTCTTAGCGGATGATTCAGGTTTGAAGGTAGATATCTTGGGAGGCTTACCAGGAGTTTGGTCAGCTCGTTTTGCGGGAGTTGGTGCGACAGATACGGAAAACAATGCGAAATTGTTGCATGAATTGGCCATGGTTTTTGACTTGAAAGATCGTTCAGCCCAGTTCCATACGACCTTGGTGGTTGCAAGGCCAGGCAAGGAAAGCTTGGTGGTTGAAGCTGATTGGCCAGGGTATATTAATTTTGAACCTAAGGGTGAAAACGGGTTTGGCTATGATCCACTCTTCTTAGTTGGGGAAACGGGCCGTGCTGCCGCTGAATTAACACTTGAAGAAAAAAATACACAATCGCATCGTGCTTTAGCTGTTAAAAAGTTATTGGAGGTATTTCCATCATGGCAAAGCAAACAATCATCGTGA
- the racE gene encoding glutamate racemase, with product MDNRPIGFLDSGVGGLTVVRELLRQLPHEDVVYIGDSARAPYGPRPADQIREYTWQMVNFLLTKNVKMIVLACNTATAVVWEEVKEKLDIPVLGVILPGASAAIKSTTHQKIGVIGTPMTVSSGIYKEKIQSLAPDMKVTSLACPKFVPLVESNELASSVTKKVVYETLKPLVGKVDTLVLGCTHYPLLKPIIQNVMGPDVKLIDSGAECVRDISVLLNYFELNKSRELLEQTHRFYTTANANSFAAIAEKWLERSVNVEHVNL from the coding sequence ATGGATAACCGACCGATTGGTTTTTTAGATTCTGGAGTAGGGGGCTTGACTGTTGTCCGCGAATTGCTCCGTCAGCTTCCTCACGAAGATGTCGTCTATATTGGAGATTCAGCACGTGCACCTTATGGTCCTAGACCAGCAGACCAAATTCGCGAGTATACTTGGCAGATGGTGAACTTCCTTCTGACCAAAAATGTCAAGATGATTGTTTTAGCTTGTAATACAGCGACGGCAGTGGTTTGGGAAGAAGTAAAGGAAAAACTTGATATTCCTGTCTTGGGAGTGATCTTGCCCGGAGCTTCTGCAGCCATTAAATCAACGACCCATCAAAAAATTGGGGTCATTGGGACACCGATGACAGTTTCTTCTGGAATTTATAAAGAGAAGATTCAAAGTCTGGCACCAGATATGAAAGTCACCAGTTTAGCTTGTCCCAAGTTTGTTCCTTTAGTGGAATCCAACGAGTTGGCATCCAGTGTGACCAAAAAGGTGGTTTACGAAACCCTAAAACCACTAGTTGGAAAGGTTGATACCTTGGTCTTGGGATGTACCCATTATCCCCTGTTAAAACCGATTATTCAAAATGTGATGGGACCGGATGTCAAATTGATTGATAGTGGAGCGGAGTGTGTTCGGGATATTTCCGTCTTATTAAACTATTTTGAGCTCAATAAGAGCCGCGAACTCTTAGAGCAGACCCACCGCTTTTATACCACTGCAAATGCCAATAGCTTTGCAGCGATTGCCGAAAAATGGCTAGAACGTTCAGTGAATGTGGAGCACGTAAATTTATGA
- a CDS encoding YneF family protein, with protein MNLFLGILLIILAFFGGMVAGMFLLRRQFEKEFASNPRLNVEAVRTLLGASGQRPSEAKVQQVYRQIVTQQKSAMAKNKKK; from the coding sequence ATGAATCTCTTTTTAGGAATTTTGTTGATTATTTTGGCTTTCTTTGGTGGGATGGTTGCAGGAATGTTCTTGCTTCGTCGTCAATTTGAAAAAGAATTTGCATCAAATCCACGTTTGAATGTTGAAGCAGTCCGCACACTTTTAGGTGCGAGTGGCCAACGTCCAAGCGAAGCAAAAGTTCAACAAGTCTATCGCCAAATTGTGACCCAACAAAAATCAGCAATGGCGAAAAACAAGAAAAAATAA
- a CDS encoding diaminopimelate decarboxylase produces the protein MKTPFVTREQLESLTQEFPTPFHLYDEAGIRETARALHQAFAWNEGFKEYFAIKATPNPSILKILQEEGCGVDTASYVELLMADKLGFSGKEIMFSSNNTPADEFVYARELGATINLDAYEDIAFLKSVTSIPKVISCRYNPGGVFELGTDIMDNPEEAKFGMTKEQLIQAFIELKELGVEEFGIHALLASNTVSNDYYPELARQLFELAVEVVEKTGVHLGFINLSGGVGVNYKPEQEPNDIAIIGEGVHRVFDEILKPAGLGHVKIYTELGRFMLASHGLLVTRVTHKKKTYRTYVGVDASAVNLLRPAMYGAYHHITNMDRPDGPTEVVDVVGSLCENNDKFAKQRELPVTEIGDLLVIHDTGAHGFSMGYQYNAKLRSAEVLLQEDGQARLIRRAEKPEDYLATLYGFDIEK, from the coding sequence ATGAAAACACCTTTTGTAACCCGTGAACAATTAGAAAGCTTGACCCAAGAATTCCCTACCCCTTTCCATCTCTATGATGAAGCAGGAATTCGTGAAACGGCTCGTGCCCTCCATCAAGCTTTTGCTTGGAATGAAGGTTTTAAAGAATACTTTGCCATTAAGGCGACTCCGAACCCATCGATCCTAAAAATTTTGCAAGAAGAGGGCTGTGGAGTTGACACTGCCAGCTACGTCGAATTGTTAATGGCAGATAAACTTGGTTTTAGTGGAAAAGAGATCATGTTTTCTTCTAACAACACGCCAGCCGATGAATTTGTCTATGCTCGTGAATTAGGGGCAACCATCAATCTGGATGCCTATGAAGACATTGCTTTCTTGAAGTCTGTGACCAGCATCCCCAAGGTTATTTCATGTCGCTATAATCCTGGTGGAGTCTTTGAACTGGGAACCGATATTATGGACAATCCGGAAGAAGCCAAGTTTGGAATGACCAAGGAGCAATTGATTCAAGCCTTTATCGAGTTGAAAGAACTGGGTGTGGAAGAGTTTGGCATTCACGCCTTGTTAGCTTCTAATACAGTATCCAACGATTACTATCCAGAGCTAGCGCGTCAACTTTTTGAATTGGCAGTGGAAGTCGTCGAGAAAACAGGTGTCCATTTGGGCTTCATCAACCTCTCTGGTGGAGTTGGGGTCAATTACAAGCCAGAGCAAGAACCAAATGATATTGCCATTATTGGGGAAGGCGTGCACCGCGTTTTTGATGAGATTCTCAAACCGGCAGGACTTGGCCATGTGAAAATCTATACCGAACTTGGTCGCTTTATGCTAGCTTCACACGGTCTTTTGGTAACCAGAGTGACGCATAAAAAGAAAACCTACCGGACCTATGTGGGTGTCGATGCTTCAGCTGTGAACCTTCTTAGACCGGCTATGTACGGTGCTTATCACCATATTACCAATATGGATCGTCCAGATGGACCGACTGAAGTGGTCGATGTTGTGGGAAGTCTCTGTGAAAATAACGATAAATTTGCTAAACAACGTGAATTACCAGTGACGGAGATTGGAGATTTGCTCGTGATCCATGATACCGGAGCCCATGGATTTTCAATGGGGTATCAGTACAATGCCAAATTGCGTTCTGCAGAAGTTTTGCTTCAAGAAGATGGGCAGGCCCGTTTGATTCGTCGAGCAGAAAAACCAGAAGATTATCTTGCGACACTCTACGGCTTTGACATTGAAAAATAA
- a CDS encoding Bax inhibitor-1/YccA family protein — MYNDSVIQEQSGLNAFYNKIYSLVGIGVGISALVSGLMMTVFQDFFVQILTTAPMVYYAAVVVELILVFVASGKAVKNSPSALPIFLIYSALNGFTLSFIIARYMQATVYKAFLVSALMFIVMGAIGRVVKKDLSGMGRALMGVLIGVIIASVVNMFLRSSGMDYILSIISVFLFAGLTAWDNQKIRYVYDQTNGQPATGWAVAMALELYLDFINLFISLLRIFGRND, encoded by the coding sequence ATGTATAATGATTCAGTAATCCAAGAACAAAGTGGATTGAATGCTTTTTATAATAAAATCTATTCATTAGTTGGGATCGGTGTAGGGATTTCAGCCCTTGTGTCTGGCCTGATGATGACAGTCTTTCAAGATTTCTTCGTTCAAATCTTGACAACAGCACCAATGGTTTACTATGCAGCAGTCGTTGTAGAATTGATCTTGGTCTTTGTTGCCAGTGGGAAGGCTGTTAAAAATAGCCCGTCTGCTCTTCCGATCTTCTTGATCTACTCAGCTTTGAATGGCTTTACCTTGAGCTTTATCATTGCTCGCTACATGCAAGCGACAGTTTATAAGGCTTTCTTGGTCAGTGCCTTGATGTTTATTGTCATGGGAGCTATCGGACGCGTCGTGAAAAAAGACCTTTCAGGTATGGGACGAGCCTTGATGGGAGTCTTGATCGGTGTGATCATCGCTTCTGTTGTGAACATGTTCTTGAGAAGTTCTGGAATGGACTATATCTTGAGTATTATCTCTGTCTTCCTCTTTGCAGGCTTGACAGCTTGGGATAACCAAAAAATTCGCTATGTCTATGATCAAACAAATGGTCAACCTGCGACAGGCTGGGCAGTAGCGATGGCTTTGGAACTTTATCTTGATTTTATCAACCTCTTTATCAGCCTTCTTCGTATCTTCGGAAGAAACGACTAA
- a CDS encoding HDIG domain-containing metalloprotein has protein sequence MQYHRDKEYMTYVGQLIQHPKVQKLADIPHHIHSNRLEHSIHVSYTSYKLAKKFGWDAKSTARGGLLHDLFYYDWRETKFTKSHAWIHPRIAVRNARKITDLNAKEEDIIIKHMWGATLAPPRYKESFVVTMVDKYWAVKEASEPWRKKMAKRRFFHRKMLKS, from the coding sequence ATGCAATATCATCGTGACAAAGAATACATGACCTATGTGGGACAGTTGATCCAGCACCCTAAGGTTCAAAAATTAGCCGACATCCCTCATCATATTCATTCCAATCGTTTGGAGCATTCCATTCATGTTAGCTATACTAGTTATAAACTGGCTAAAAAATTTGGCTGGGATGCTAAAAGTACGGCTCGGGGTGGCCTCTTGCATGACCTCTTTTACTATGATTGGCGCGAGACCAAGTTTACCAAGAGTCACGCCTGGATCCATCCACGCATTGCCGTGAGAAATGCGCGAAAGATTACAGATCTTAATGCTAAGGAAGAAGATATCATCATTAAACACATGTGGGGAGCTACCCTTGCTCCGCCTCGCTACAAAGAATCCTTCGTGGTGACCATGGTGGATAAATACTGGGCTGTTAAGGAAGCTTCAGAACCTTGGCGTAAAAAGATGGCCAAAAGGAGATTTTTTCATCGAAAAATGTTAAAATCATAG